In a single window of the Deltaproteobacteria bacterium genome:
- the radC gene encoding DNA repair protein RadC, whose product MEELVGAEPTARLAGLSLLDLDSMTVRELRQRGLTAAQAGRVKAAFGLGRQLLEAEACLHGSTPTISTPEEAYRYMRPRYVNEYREHFDVLMMDNRNRLIGHHRVSTGSLTSSTVHPREAFHPVIRESAAGVIFLHNHPAGDPSPSRDDVEITHRLRQVGEVMGIRVHDHVVCGHGRFFSFNREGLL is encoded by the coding sequence ATGGAAGAACTGGTCGGCGCGGAACCGACAGCCAGGCTCGCAGGCCTCTCCCTCCTCGACCTCGACTCGATGACGGTCCGGGAACTGCGTCAGCGCGGCCTCACGGCGGCCCAAGCCGGAAGAGTCAAGGCGGCGTTCGGGCTGGGCCGGCAACTGCTCGAGGCTGAAGCCTGCCTGCATGGAAGCACTCCGACCATCAGCACTCCCGAGGAGGCCTACCGATACATGCGGCCGCGGTACGTGAACGAGTACCGCGAACACTTCGACGTGCTGATGATGGACAACCGCAACAGGCTCATCGGTCACCACCGGGTGTCCACGGGCAGTCTCACTTCGTCGACCGTACATCCTCGGGAGGCCTTTCACCCCGTTATCCGGGAGAGCGCCGCCGGTGTCATTTTCCTGCACAACCATCCGGCAGGTGACCCCTCGCCCTCGCGCGACGACGTGGAGATCACCCACCGTCTCCGGCAGGTCGGCGAGGTGATGGGGATCCGGGTCCATGACCACGTCGTCTGCGGGCACGGCCGTTTCTTCAGTTTCAATCGCGAAGGCCTGCTGTGA